Proteins co-encoded in one Papaver somniferum cultivar HN1 chromosome 5, ASM357369v1, whole genome shotgun sequence genomic window:
- the LOC113284391 gene encoding uncharacterized protein LOC113284391 translates to MEKIGQLTFTAPIPIPLSSSSSSSQSGTQFVSPLLLIHSSNKNSLKLQQEQPQYFKGNGMRRRKIDFTHQIITNASSSLSPSLTTNGSSNILEISEIKENSKKWKWRGEYSINYFVVQSSSSANGSLNPPLLLIHGFGASIPHWRRNMRVLAENNTVYAIDLLGFGDSDKPSDFAYTMESWAQLILDFLDEVVQKPTVLVGNSIGSLACVIATSESGSSRVQGLVLLNCSGGMNNKAVVDDWRIKLLLPLFWLIDFLLNQPFIASAIFERVKQRETLKNVLLSVYGNKDSVDDDLVEIIKGPADAAGALDAFVSIITGPPGPNPIKLMRRISQPVLVLWGNEDPFTPLDGPVGRFFSSLPSTSPNITLSVLDGVGHCPHDDRPELVHEKLLPWLASLPSS, encoded by the exons ATGGAGAAAATTGGGCAGCTTACATTTACAGCTCCAATTCCAATTccactatcatcatcatcatcatcatcacaatcaggAACTCAATTTGTTAGTCCACTGTTACTCATccattcttctaataaaaattcACTGAAATTGCAGCAAGAACAGCCCCAATACTTCAAAGGAAATGGGATGAGGAGGAGGAAAATTGATTTCACTCATCAAATCATTACCAatgcatcatcatcattatcaccaTCTCTCACtactaatggcagcagcaacatctTGGAAATTAGTGAGATAAAAGAGAATTCTAAGAAATGGAAATGGAGGGGAGAGTACTCTATCAATTACTTTGTGGTTCAATCCTCTTCTTCTGCTAATGGTTCTTTGAATCCTCCTTTGCTTCTAATCCATGGATTTGGTGCATCCATTCCTCACTGGCGAAGGAATATGAGAGTATTAGCTGAGAATAACACTGTTTATGCCATTGATTTACTTGGTTTTGGTGATTCGGATAAACCATCAGATTTTGCATACACCATGGAATCATGGGCACAGTTGATATTGGATTTCTTGGATGAAGTTGTTCAGAAACCAACTGTTTTGGTTGGTAACTCTATCGGGAGCCTTGCATGTGTCATTGCAACCTCAG AGTCGGGATCTAGCCGGGTTCAAGGGCTGGTGTTACTAAACTGTTCTGGTGGCATGAACAATAAGGCAGTTGTTGATGATTGGAGAATTAAGCTACTGTTGcctttgttttggttgattgactTCTTGTTGAACCAGCCATTTATTGCTTCAGCAATTTTCGAGCGCGTCAAACAAAG AGAGACCCTGAAGAATGTTCTATTATCCGTTTATGGAAATAAAGATTCCGTGGATGACGATCTAGTAGAG ATCATCAAAGGACCAGCTGATGCTGCTGGAGCACTTGACGCTTTCGTGTCTATTATCACAGGTCCGCCAGGACCAAACCCAATTAAGTTGATGCGAAGAATTTCGCAACCTGTTCTTGTTTTATGGGGCAATGAAGATCCTTTTACACCACTTGATGGTCCTGTTGGAAGGTTTTTTTCTTCTCTACCTTCTACTTCACCAAATATTACCCTTTCTGTCCTAGATGGGGTGGGACATTGTCCTCATGATGACAGGCCTGAATTGGTGCACGAAAAATTGCTCCCCTGGTTGGCTTCTCTTCCTTCTTCATGA